The sequence CTTATAAGCATATTACATCAATCAAAAAATTCAATCAAAAATGAACAAGTTATTAATGATTTACGGATGTGTACTCTTAGGTAGTCCCGCCGTAGCAGAAGACCAACAAAGTACTACTACTATTGTAGAAACCAAAACAGAAACAGTTAGTACGTTTGAGAACAATTTTACAGTATTGAATATCAATACTGAGTTAAGTGAGACATCTTCAAGATTTTATGGTATAACAAATGAAGAGTTCTTTGAGCTGAATTTAAACGAAATTGAGTTTGTAGAAGAAGAATCGGAAATTGATTTAGGTTTTAATACCTCCGATTACCTTCCAGAGGATTTTAATCCTTATGAAACTTATTTTGATTTGAATTCTATTATATACATCGAAGACGAAACCAATTTGAACCTAAATTTTGATGCTGGCGACTATTTACCAGCAGGTTTTAATCCTTACGCTGAAAATGTAGATGTGCATTCTATCAATTATATTGAAGATGAGGACTTAGATTTGGGTTTTAACGCGTCTGATTATCTTCCTGAAGGATTCTCACCTTATGAAGTGTATATAGATTTGAATGCCGTTCCTTACATTGAGGAAGAAGTTGATTTAAACTTGGGCTTGAATAGAGAATATTCTTTACCAGAAGGTTTTGATCCTTATACAGATTTAATAGAAGTTACGTCGATCAACTATGTTGAAGATGAAGAAATACACCTAGGTTTTGATACTGCCGAGTATCTACCGGAAAACTTTGACCCGTATACAAGGGCAAACTAAGTAAGATGTTTTAGTTTTCATTTTACAAATTTTTGAGTTAGTTAGTTATGAAAAGCCCTCACCAGAGGGCTTTTTGTATGGAGGTTGCTTTCTTTTGCCTAGTAAATTCATCGATTAAAAGTGCTTAACAAAAAAATAACATTAAAATCGATGAAGTGTAAATGTTAATAAAATGGTTTTAAAGCTATCAATCTGATAATATTTGAAGCTTTGGACTAACACTTTGCTAATTCCTGAAAGTGGGAATTGATAATTCGATGACACTACTGTTTTTGCGGGTTCGTTAACAAAAAACTAATTATAATAATCATCATTTTTTGTGGTTTTATCTTTGTTGTAAATTAAAAAACGACAGTTATGAAATACAATAATTATATATTGACAGCACTTGGGTTTGCCTTATTGACATTTAATGCAAATGCCAAATCATTAGCCACAATGGATGAAGATTTTGATATAAGCAAAGTTATTTTCATTGAAGAGGACCAGGATTGGGAACTAGGTTTTGATACCGCTAAATACCTTCCTGAAAACTTTGATCCTTACAGTGGTAATTTTTCAGTAAAAGCTATCAATTTTGTGGATGAATGTGATGAAATAGAATTAGGGTTTGAAACAGCTGGTTACTTGCCAGAAGATTTTGATGCCTATACAAAGTAAGTTAGTTTCTTACTATTTTTTTTGAGTTAGTTAGTTTGTCAAGAGCCTTTCCAATTTGGGGAGGCTCTTCTATTTTAGAATAATAGTGGTATCACAAACTGAAAGACCAGAATTAAAAGTGCTACGGAGATAAGGTTCAGAATAATGCCTACTTTGGCCATTTGAGGAACCTTTACATACCCGCTAGCAAAGACTATTGCATTGGGCGGTGTGGCCATGGGCAACATAAAGGCACAACTACTCGCAATGGTAACTGGAATTAATAAATAAAGTATCGGAATTTCAAGACCAATGGCTATTCCTGCCACAACAGGTGCCAAGACAGCAACCAGTGCCACATTGCTCATGAGCTCTGTCATAAATAGCATCAACAGAATTAAAAGTGATGCAGTCAAAAGAATACTGATATCACTACTGGCAATTGCGGTTGCCACCATATCTACAATCCCACTGGATGACATTCCTTTTGCCAATGCAAGTCCTCCTCCAAACAGTATTAAAATACCCCAAGCAAGTTGAGAGGTATCCCTCCATTGGATTATAAAATCTCCTTTTTTCAAGTTATAAGGAACAGCAAAAAGAGTTATTGCGGCAAAAATACTGATCATTGTATCTGTAAGACCAAGACCAGGGAATAAGTTATTGATCAATGTCCTAAAAATCCATAAGAAGACGGTAATACCAAAAATGACCAAGACCATTTTTTCTTTTTTAGAAGTTGGGCCTAACTTTTGAAGTTCATCATGGATTACTTCCTTGGATGCATTAAATTTTAAATCCCGGTTTGGAAACATCCATTTTACCAAGACCAAATAACTGATGCCAATCATGATTATGGAAAAAGGCAACCCAAGTGTCATCCATTTTAAAAAAGAAATCTGGGTATTATATTCATTTTCCAAAAGCCCAATGAGGATAGAATTTGGCGGAGTGCCGATCACGGTTGCTATTCCTCCCGCGTTTGCGGAGAAAGCAATGCCCAACATAACACTTAAAGCAAAATTCTGATCGTTTTTAGTAAAACCATCTTCATCATCAACCAACAAATTGATTACAGAAAGAGCAATGGGCAGCATTACCACGGTACTGGCCGTATTGCTTATCCACATGCTCAATGATGCTGTGGCAATCATAAAACCAAGAATCACTTTATTTGGTGTGGTGCCTGTTAAACGTATAATATTTAATGCTATGCGCTTGTGTAGGTTTACTTTTTCAAGCGCCAAAGCCATTACAAACCCGCCAAAGAATAGAAAAACAATGGGACTTCCATAATTGGCACCTACTTCGGCAATGGGTAATATTTTGAGTAATGGAAAAAGCAATAAAGGTAAAAGTGCGGTCACTGAAATGGAAACAGCTTCAGTTATCCACCAAATTAACATCCAGACCGCTACTGCAATAACAGGGTCACCTTTTTGAGAGACAATGTCAAACGGTAAATTGCTTAAAATAAGAAAGACAATGGGGCCAGCAATAAGGCCTACTTTTTTACTCAACTCAAAAAGTTTTAATCAGGCCTAAACTAAGACTTTTTACTAGAACAAAAAAAACCAGAAAAAGTTTCTGGTTTTTTTAAAACTATAAATGATTAAAATTTCCACGGAACGTTTAATTATTTTACAACAGAATAAACCCGAATTTCCGGTTCTGCAGCTAATAATGGCGCTAACTCACCAACAATATCCTTGGAAAACAGCTCAGTTGATAAATAAGCTTTGGCACTCTCTACTGTTTCAAAACCATGCAAGACTTGAACATCGTTTTCCCTTATTAAAAGTTGCTTTGATACAGCTCCTTTTATGGATTCCAAAAAAGGGTTTTTGTATTTTGAATAAACTCCTGAGGCAGCGTCTCTATTTTTTTCTTCAATGGTCAATGTGATTTCTAAAAATGCATTGGTACCCATTAGAACTATTTTCTCTTTTTCATTTGTATTCATCGCTAGTGTATCTTCTGCAGGCGATGGTTCTTGTTTTACTTTTGAATTACATCCGGCAATGAGTATCATTACTGCTACTGTTTTTAAAATTGTTTTCATATGAAGTTGTTTTTAGTACTTCAAAGATATTGTCGAGCTATATGCCGAAATAGTTCAAAACATACTTTAAGTGGTAAAAACGGGAGAAAGAAAAACGTGAAGTTTTCGCAGTACTATTGTCTATATCTACTAGGAGATTCTAAAACGTGTCTTTTAAAATATTTTATAAAGTACGAAGGATCATCAAAGCCAACGCGATACGCCACTTCTCCTATTTGTAAGGAAGTAAATCTTAGTAACCGCTTTGCCTCTAAAATTACTCGTTCTGATATGATTTGAGATGGGGGTTTATTTGCAATGGTCTTGGTAATTGTGGTCAATGTTTTAGAAGAAATATGAAGTAAATTGGCATAATTACTTACTGAAAAACCATTCTTATAATTTTCTTCTATAAGTTCTTTGAACTTAAAAAATTGAAGCTCATAAGGACTGGTAAATTCCAATTTCCCGTTTAAGTCTTCCAGATGAGCACGTTCAAGGTTTATTAATAGACATTTCAGTAAAAACCGAACAATATCTTCAAAGCCAAAACGGCTTCTTTTATCAAGTTCATTTAAAATCAAAGCCATATGATTTTTAGCCGTTTCTGTAGCTTCAAAATCCATGGCATAACATGGACTTTGCTGTGCTTTAAAGATGTTGTATTTCAAAAAAATGTCAACATCGGTATGCATAAAAAAACTCTCATTAAAATGAATAAGCCAACCAGGAACATCTAGATTATCATCAAAATAGTGGATTTGATCTTTGGAGATAAATAGAATGGTATTTTCATTGATATCATACGTTTTAAAATCTACCGTATGTGTTCCTCCTTTGTTAAAAAACCATATGATCTGATAATAGCTATGTGAATGCGGAGTAGCTGCTTTTTCAACATTTTTGATTCGGTACTCTTTAAGATCATATACCTCAAACTGCAGTTTTTTTGGATTTGCTTTATGCAGATGGTATTGCGCTATTTTTGTTGAATTATCCTTCACGTGTATAAAGTGCTATTTCCTCTAAAATTAAACCAATTCTTTGTGTAATAATTTATTAGCCGTGTTTAATCCACTATGGACGGCACCATCTAAGTAGCCGCCATACACAGGAGATGTTTCAGTACCAGAGAGTAACAATTTTCCATTGCAATGCCATTGGTTATAGAGCCCATGCCCATATTGGGGACTCATATATACGGACTTTAAGTTTTCACAAGATGTTCGTCGGTCTTTTGACCAGTCCTTTTCAAAATACGCTATATGGTTTTTAACCTCTTCGCCCAAATATTTTTCCAGATAACTTAAAATTCTTTCTTTTCTTACTTCCGGCCTAGTATCCCTTAATCCTTCATTTACAAAACCCATGAGCGCAAAGGTATTCTCCTGATGGTTACAATGATCATACAATTCTATAACGGGCCCTACTTGCCCTATAACGGTGCCTGAAAAGTCATTTTCTTTCCAAAATGGTTTGTTGAACAACATACCTATTTTAATGGCATTGCTCATCCAGGTATGGGTAGATTTCATTGTTTGAAGCAGATTCTCTGGTAACTCTGGGCTAAAATCGATTCCTGATGCCAGTTTGGGTGGTATGGTAATGATAACTTTCTCTGCAGAATATGTTTTATCCTCAGTTGTTAAGGTAAGAACATCTTGGTCTTCACTAATATTAGTAACTATTGAATTGAGATGAATTTTACCGTCTAATACGCTAGCAAGCTTGTTGATGATAGCAATGGAACCACCAACAATTCGATATGCCGATGGTCCATTATGTTGACTTTCAAAATAGTGCGCGGGAGCCATGGTATTGTACACCAGTACACTTTTACCCTTACTATACTGTTCAAACCTGCTAACGGATAAAGCATCTAGCAGTTTAGCTAAATTGACGTGGTGGTCTTGAAACCAGGTTGCTCCCAAATCGATACCATCTTTGGTGTGGATTCTACCTCCAATTCTATCTCTTGCCTCTAAAATGATAAAATCCTTCTCACCATTTTTAATTAGTGAATAAGCTGTGGTCAAACCAGATAACCCAGCTCCTACAATGATATATTTTGAATGTATTGTTTTCAAAAAGACAAATTTAATTTCTTCCAGACATTACACCACCATCGATATCCCAAATAGCACCAGTGACCCAAGAAGCTTTGTCAGAAAGTAGGAATGAAATGGTATTGGCCACATCTTCTGCACGACCATTTCTACCAATTGGATGGAATGCATGAAAATTTT is a genomic window of Flagellimonas sp. CMM7 containing:
- a CDS encoding DASS family sodium-coupled anion symporter, coding for MSKKVGLIAGPIVFLILSNLPFDIVSQKGDPVIAVAVWMLIWWITEAVSISVTALLPLLLFPLLKILPIAEVGANYGSPIVFLFFGGFVMALALEKVNLHKRIALNIIRLTGTTPNKVILGFMIATASLSMWISNTASTVVMLPIALSVINLLVDDEDGFTKNDQNFALSVMLGIAFSANAGGIATVIGTPPNSILIGLLENEYNTQISFLKWMTLGLPFSIIMIGISYLVLVKWMFPNRDLKFNASKEVIHDELQKLGPTSKKEKMVLVIFGITVFLWIFRTLINNLFPGLGLTDTMISIFAAITLFAVPYNLKKGDFIIQWRDTSQLAWGILILFGGGLALAKGMSSSGIVDMVATAIASSDISILLTASLLILLMLFMTELMSNVALVAVLAPVVAGIAIGLEIPILYLLIPVTIASSCAFMLPMATPPNAIVFASGYVKVPQMAKVGIILNLISVALLILVFQFVIPLLF
- a CDS encoding AraC family transcriptional regulator; this encodes MKDNSTKIAQYHLHKANPKKLQFEVYDLKEYRIKNVEKAATPHSHSYYQIIWFFNKGGTHTVDFKTYDINENTILFISKDQIHYFDDNLDVPGWLIHFNESFFMHTDVDIFLKYNIFKAQQSPCYAMDFEATETAKNHMALILNELDKRSRFGFEDIVRFLLKCLLINLERAHLEDLNGKLEFTSPYELQFFKFKELIEENYKNGFSVSNYANLLHISSKTLTTITKTIANKPPSQIISERVILEAKRLLRFTSLQIGEVAYRVGFDDPSYFIKYFKRHVLESPSRYRQ
- a CDS encoding NAD(P)/FAD-dependent oxidoreductase; the encoded protein is MKTIHSKYIIVGAGLSGLTTAYSLIKNGEKDFIILEARDRIGGRIHTKDGIDLGATWFQDHHVNLAKLLDALSVSRFEQYSKGKSVLVYNTMAPAHYFESQHNGPSAYRIVGGSIAIINKLASVLDGKIHLNSIVTNISEDQDVLTLTTEDKTYSAEKVIITIPPKLASGIDFSPELPENLLQTMKSTHTWMSNAIKIGMLFNKPFWKENDFSGTVIGQVGPVIELYDHCNHQENTFALMGFVNEGLRDTRPEVRKERILSYLEKYLGEEVKNHIAYFEKDWSKDRRTSCENLKSVYMSPQYGHGLYNQWHCNGKLLLSGTETSPVYGGYLDGAVHSGLNTANKLLHKELV